The sequence GAGCTGTTACAGACTAAACAATATAGGCAAAGCTTTCATCTGGCCTCACAGCCCTCCAAGCACAACCCTACTCAACAGCATTAGTTCTCACCATCATTTGGTGGCCAGCAAGTGCTGAATGATCTATCTCTTCCAGACTTTTGTTTCAGAAAATTCTAAACCAATTATGTTACTaattacaaagagagagagagatcccctTAGAGTTTACAGTTTTGCCTTACACCTGGACATTTCCAGCACTGCAATGCACTCTTTAATCAACCGAGTTGCCTCTTTGGCTGTACCTTGATGCACTGAAAAGCCACCACTGCCATGCCCATAATTGTTGACTACTGGTAGCTTCTCACTGCCTCGGACCAATATCTCTTTCTGTAGTCTGACGGATGACCTGGATGGCCTGAGGCCTACCCTCGCTTTTACATCCTGAGCTGTGTGAAGTGAAGGTTCAAGAGCACAACATCGGTCAAAGATGCCTTTACTGGTACTGGGATCCGGGGACAGATTCCAGTTGTCTTTTTGCCTTGTCCCCCCTAAAGTTACATCATGTATCCCTGGATAGATGTATGTTAATCCATCCCCATCACGAATGAAGTGTTTGATCCAAGGGGCATGAACTTTAAGAACTTGGCCTCTGATGGGGTGTATCTCCCGGTCacgcatgagctttcgagagccaatgCCAGAGCAGTTCACTATGATGTCATAGTCACTGTGCAGTTCCCATAGGTCTTCAATTTTTCTAACATGTACATAGCCTCCATTTTCTTTCAGCCTGCCAAGAAAATACCAATGGTTAAACCATAATAATTATCAGTTAATGTGAATTCTCTCTTTAATTAGAGTCTGAAGTGTTTTTAGTTGGTACACTTGTAAATGTACCATCAAGATATCCATGACAGAGGCTGCCTGAATTTATGGACAGGGAGTTGGATTCTTATATCAGCTTCCAGTTTGGTCAGTAGATAAAATATCCATCCACACTCTAAGCATCTCATTCCCATAGTTCAATTagtgaaattaaaataaaaagcataTATTTTTGAAGGAACAATGTCCCTTCTTTCAGTTGAAACAAAGAGAAGTCCTGGTTTGGAGACAATAAAGGAAGGAAGATTGAAAAATATCCAGCCATAGATTTTACAGTCATTGCCAAGATCTACTCTGATTTCCAGCATTCTGTAACACAGGacatttaatttattatttgtaAAATggtcaatgcaatcctaagaagagttactccagtctaagtccattgaaatcaaggaGTTGAGAccagagtaattctgcttaggaatgTGTCCGAGAAACATGTACCTTAAGAGAACTATGCCAGGATTCAAAGAATCTCAATAATCTGGGCTTCCTTACATGTCTGTTTCTCGAACagcagcccacccacccacccacccacccatacaGGCAGACTTCTGAAACGAAGGAGCAGCAAATGGCCTTCCCAGCAGGGGCTGAAACAGAGCTCTGTCTGTAGGCCCAACTTGGAGGttaggagcggggggggggggtggaaatgctGCTGGCACTTTGAGGCAGGAAACTCGTGCTCCACCCCCAGTACAAGAACTTCCTGCCAATGAGGCTGAGTTTCAGCAATTCCATCAACTGCACTTGCTAAGTGACACTGAGGTTTGCACTTGGAGCAAAGTATGGAACAGACACCATCATGGAACATGAAGAGAAAAATAAGATAACTGATATTAAATATGTGAGTCTGAGCATCATTAAAAGAGTAGACTGGACATGGAGATCGATTTCTATTTTTCTCTGAAGATAGAGATGTAAGAAACCTCCATCAGGAAAGGAAATTACAACTATACAACTATAATTTGAAATGCCTTTTCCCCTGTGTTGCCTATTGAATTTTAAAGCCTTTTTCCACACCTCTTAAGATGCCAATCTCATCCATATTGAACATAATGAAGTGCTTCATCACCTGGTTCAAGAAATCCTAATGAGCTCAACAGGCTCTGCTGATCTGTTGATTACAATCATTGAGGGAATTGTGCAATTTATTCTGTTAACTAAGGATTGTGCAACAGAGTCTATTTTTTTGATGGAGTAGATCTATACTTATAACTTAAGATTGCTGTCGTGAGAATGGTGTTATTAAGGCAATCATATAGCATGCTATTATTTATAGATTGTataatagctttttaaaatgtaatttgccAGCACAGTCTTTTTAAGCATTAATTGTTACAATAACTGTGGAATCATTACTCTAGGGCCATGCAAGTTTTGGGAGGAAGTAATGTTTTTATAACTTAGGGTAGTCAAAGACCTAGGGTACATTTGGAGACCAAGAGAAACAGCAACTTCGCTGAAACAAAACAGGTTTTGCTGATTCTTACTTTTAACACATTAAAAGTTCTGGGACTGGAACAGCTGAAGTACCACTTAGTTTCTTATGAACTTGACcactgtgatgtagtggttagaatgatgGGCTAGGACTTGGGAGACTCAAAGTCAAATCCCCAATCAGCTTGATGCTCAGTGGGTGGACTTGACCTGTCACTCTCCTTcaacttaatctacctcacagatcTATGGTGAGGACAAAAAAATCAGTGAACTAAACTCATCATCCTGAGCTCTTCggtagatagacagacagacttcATAGACGATCCAAAGGTCTAGTCCCCCACGTCCTGTAATTGGATATAAGACTTTTCATGGGGCTTTCTCTTTTATGGAATTTCATGTCACATTGTCTGTCTGGTACCCAATGTAGATGTTTTCATTTCCCAGGCTTTAGCTGATGGTTAAttatttctgctgtttttttgCCCTTGATTTGTGCTGCTGCAGCTTTCTACTACTTTCATGGTTTATTGTTCTTCCTGCTATTCTTATTAGGAatatttgtatgtatttattattttatgctTTGGTTGCCCTCTTTGCGTTctgataatgtttttattgtgttttataaTAGATTGTAACTGCCTTGAGAGTCATGAGAAGGGACATGCagtcaaataataaaaaattaggcCTGGTAGAGGCAGGCACTTGGAGAGACAGCTTCCTCCAAAAACTGAAAACTCTCTCAAGAAGGACAATCTTCAGCAAATTTCAGAAAACCTATACAGAGGAGGACATCCTGTGAACAGGCTAAAATAAATTACAGTGCTCCAGGTATTCAGTAAGCCATTTAGTTGGCCCTCAATTTATAAAGGGTCTATTCTTTACCAGAGTattcttacatttttttaaaaaaagtgatccTGTAGTGGCTACAACACATCAGCAGTTCATATGAATGCACTCCCAGTTGCAACAAATTACCGTCAAATATTAGGTTCATAATGGTGGGCTAAAATGGATGATTCCAACAGAGCAAAACATAGCACAGGAAAACATGCTCTCATGTTCTTTGCCCATAGTCCAATTCTGTGCCATGCTTTACATGACATCATCTCAGCGCACTGATCAGTACTGCCTTTTGCCAGCACTGCTGATGCAGCTCTCTCTGCTGTGTAATATCCTGGGCTCAATTATGAAACAAAAAGTAATGCCAACCAACAACGGTTGTAACATGCACAGAGTGGCACTCCATCCAAAGCTCTTATTTATTAGAGGTGGTTCATGAGTTCTGACCAAGTGTTGATTACTAAGTTCCCTTGTTTGTTGTTTGACTGAGTACCATAAGTAGTACATGGGGAGGTGCACCATAAATTACACATTTAACAGACATTTCCTTATGACCCCTTTGGTGGAAAAATCTGAATTGCTGATGTCCACAGCTTGGACTCCAGCCTTCAAACACACCTGTCAGCACAGGTGTGTCAGCAGGGTTTGAACCAATGTATCACTCCGAGGATCAGGCTGTTCCACTGGGAAATTACAAGAGTGTAAAACAGAAATGAGGAGAATCAGAGGTCTCTGCACAGGCAGTCTGACAAGCACTAAATGGACTCCACAATTTAGTTGAGCATCAGCACCATTTTCAGTATTGTTTAAGAAATGAAACATGACAGGGCCTGCGTTCCCTTCAGACAGCTCATATATCAGAGAGCACCAGAGGAATAAAGAGCACTTGGTCTAGGATTTCACTCTAAAATAAGACATGTTAGCCCATGGTTCTAACAGGACAGTCTGATTAGCAGCTAAATTTCATTAACTATCTTTCATTAACCTTTGCTTCACATCACTCGGATTGTAACATTTCAGAGTAATTAGAAAGACTTGTTTTCTTTCAGAATGTAATGAAAAACCAGGTATGATTCAAGTGTTTCTGGACTGGATCAAGTTAGATTGTGCCCAGTCAAGCAGTTCTACAAATGCTTGGTTAAATAATCAAACCAGCCATGACCAAACCAGAATTTTCATCTCCCAAGTCAGATTCAAACATGCCTAAGATTCAGAATTTGAAccaaacacatcttaaaaatgtTAAACCACAACACAGGATGCACTGTGTTGGATCTTACAAACCAACAATGGTTTGTGTTTGTGGAGGCAGTTAttctcttccttttccttcccccagcagccccctgTAACCTCTGTAAAGCCAATACTGGAGGCTGTGGGTGCTTTATAGACAATGAGGGGGAGCTGCAGTAAAGAGGATGAACTGGGCAAAAGCACCACTGTTGCATGAGTGGAAAGTCTGCTGAGCTTCCTAGCCTCTCAGCTAAACATGCCAAAAAGAGACCCAGAATAGAATAGCAGGTTAGAAACAGTCTAACCCATATCAATGGATATTATGTGTTCAGGCCCAAAGTGTCTGAGAATGGTAAGGATGTGCAACTTCACAGAAGCGAAGATATAGTTCAAAGATGgggtgtattggttgagggccaacaAATATTCATATGTACAAAAAATTTAAACTAGTTTCATTGTCATGAATTCCATTCAAGGAACTTGGAAAACTATTGATCTCTAAGAGAATTAAAAAGCTCTAGAAGAAAATGTTCATACCTAAATGGGAAGCTGTGACAGATAAAGCAATGTAAACAGATTTGGTTTAGGAATTaaaacttatttattatttatttataaaatttctaccatgccatagggaataatggctggctAAATTTTCTAatctggatcagagaatctgacctggatttcaggaatcccagtttttttttctttaactaaacctAATCCGGATCACCCAGATTCTTTTTGATGCACATCCCTACCCACGAGGCACTccctgactgcagcattctgaaccaactgaACACATTTCTGGACAcgtttcaagggcagcctcatgtagactaatctagatgtaaccagagaACGCACTACAGTGACCAGATCTTTTCTGTCCCAGGAAAGGCTGCggctggctaaccagttgaagctggtaaaaggcactcctggccacagttgCCACCTGCTTATTCAGCAGTGGGCCCTGGTTCAAGGGCACCCAAACCATGAACCTGTTTGCACTCCTCCAAGTGGAGTGCAaacccatccagaatgggtgacaccttaaatcccaggTCAGACTTCCTACTCTCCAGTAGCATTTCTGTTTTGTTGGGCCAAAGACCAAAGGCCAAGGTGCTGAGGAGCAGTACTGAGAACCACCTTCTGAAATCCACCCTCCAGGTTGCACCAGAACCACTTCAAAATGGGGCCTCCCATCCCAGAAGGATACCACAATCAATGGTACTGAAAGCCACTGAGAGTCATAGGGGGAAGGTGAGAGCATATTGCTCCAGCAGGCCGCAAAATCTGCCCTGCTCAATTTTTGGAAGTTAATGTAACCCTACAAACATTGTGTGATCTTGTTTGGCAACTATGGTCGATTTCCATGCACAGGAAGGAAACCTTTTTAAAAGCCTATTTAAAAAGCAGGAAGAATGGACCTTCCAGCTTGATCATGAGAATACGGTGAAATTGTCACCAGGGCATGCTTACCTTTTCTCTAACCAAAGAAGGTAGGGTGGGCAGTCACATTTGAGTGTAGTAAAGGCCTGACCAAatttgtgctgtggaaatttcTTCATCTCCTTTTCAGTCATTGAGCGAAACCCCAGCACGACATCAGACCAGAATGGTGTTTTCTTCTCAGGAATAGTTTTAAAGATCTGCCAGCTCACAGACACAAAAGAGAACAATTATATGTAAAACACAGTAAACACAGtgttatattttttcctctcagaAAATATGAATCAGGACCTGATTTAATTAGTGCATCAGAGCCATTTAATATGTCCCATAGCAAAAATATGCCCCCGTGGCAATTCTGGCTCCCTAGCATCTGTATATTATTTTTAGGTGAATACCAAAATATTTTACAGGCACATCTTAATGTGAACAACATCAGCATACCTAATTTTAAATATTCCTTTTTAAATGGCAAAAGGATAAAAGCTGCAACTGTGGCTGGTTACTGTTGCTTACCCTGAGGATGAGAAACAGGGAGTTTTATAAACCACTCCTATTGAATACATAAGAGAATTTTCTGGTATTGAAGACAACAGAACAGCCAGTAACTCCACACATACAATGGAGTATTTTGGTTAACAGCCTCTGCTTAATATTCATTATGAACATATATACCTATTTTATTCTCTTTCCTTGCATGTCTAGAGCTGATTTATGGCCAGATCCAGAAGCATGGCTAGTTGGGAAAATACAAATGCAGAATTGTCCACGGGACTGAGTTCAATGAACCTGTACATATAAATGCACCTTTGGCCTTTTGCTTTGGTATTTGATGGAATTCAAAAGCAAACTCACTGGCACTGCCTGAGgactcaaaagaaaaaaatccttataCCCAGAGCCACCCTGAATAGATTTCTTCCAATAACTAGCATGTTTCTGAAACATAAGCCTGTATTATAAGGGAGAACAATAtgtttttaggtggggactgctTGTCATACTataaggctgcattcagatgacAAATCTAATTACAGTTATAATGTGCACAAAACTGGCTTGTTGCCAAGCTTACACATGCACTTCActcttcccttcttcctctttcctaccTGCGTGGAGTACAATGATGGAATCCCAGTTTGAAACTAACTCTAACAACCATGATGTATGAATACAGATGCATGGGCTCGCTACatttagtccccccccccgccccactagCCAGGAATCTATAACAAAGTATTATTGAGGTTTACAATCTCAGTTAATGAGGGGGTGCTAAGCCCAGTATACCTGTGTATCCCATATTGATACTTCATGCAGAACTGAGGTAAGCTTCTGATTATGATTCCTTTATTGTGCTCctcaagaggaggggggaggggggaggggatcaAAGTTGCTGTGTGAGCCTAGCACCAACATAACCAGCCTCTATTGGCTTTGTGTATCTCTTTTTTCTTAATATAGTCACAAAATATTATTCCAacgtattttattaatttatttaaaatatttatttgctgccctttctccaaaggtgctcaagatggcttacaatgaaaatatttaaaaagcagtTAAAACCCAACTTAAAACacagataaaaatacattaaattaGCAATCCAAACTAAAACAGTCTTCGGCTGCCATCTGAAGCTACAGAGTGAGGGGGTCAGGCACACCTCCCCGGGGAGATTGTTCCACAATCACGGGACTGCCAtcaaaaaggccctctcccatGTACCCTCCCAAAAAAGCTTTGCTGTTTGAAGGGACAGTCAGGAGGGACTCTCCCAGGGATCTCAACTCCCACGGAGGAACTACTGCAATAGTCCAGTTGAGATGTAACTAagacatggatcactgtggccaaatATAACTGAACCAGGAATGGATGCAGCTGAAGCCAGGCAAATGCACTCCGAGCCTCTGGAGCCAGGTGGCCTCTGTGTCAAGCACTTCTCCTAAGCTGTGAACCTgacttttcagggggaatgtaAACCCATCCAAGGCAGGGGAGATCTCATATCACTGATCAG is a genomic window of Eublepharis macularius isolate TG4126 chromosome 1, MPM_Emac_v1.0, whole genome shotgun sequence containing:
- the DDO gene encoding D-aspartate oxidase isoform X1, which gives rise to MAKAKVAVVGAGLIGLSTAVCISESIPSCSVTVIADKFTPNTTSDVAAGMLIPHIFPDTPVHQQKQWFRETFDYLSGICNSSQASEAGIHLVSGWQIFKTIPEKKTPFWSDVVLGFRSMTEKEMKKFPQHKFGQAFTTLKCDCPPYLLWLEKRLKENGGYVHVRKIEDLWELHSDYDIIVNCSGIGSRKLMRDREIHPIRGQVLKVHAPWIKHFIRDGDGLTYIYPGIHDVTLGGTRQKDNWNLSPDPSTSKGIFDRCCALEPSLHTAQDVKARVGLRPSRSSVRLQKEILVRGSEKLPVVNNYGHGSGGFSVHQGTAKEATRLIKECIAVLEMSRCKAKL
- the DDO gene encoding D-aspartate oxidase isoform X2; its protein translation is MLIPHIFPDTPVHQQKQWFRETFDYLSGICNSSQASEAGIHLVSGWQIFKTIPEKKTPFWSDVVLGFRSMTEKEMKKFPQHKFGQAFTTLKCDCPPYLLWLEKRLKENGGYVHVRKIEDLWELHSDYDIIVNCSGIGSRKLMRDREIHPIRGQVLKVHAPWIKHFIRDGDGLTYIYPGIHDVTLGGTRQKDNWNLSPDPSTSKGIFDRCCALEPSLHTAQDVKARVGLRPSRSSVRLQKEILVRGSEKLPVVNNYGHGSGGFSVHQGTAKEATRLIKECIAVLEMSRCKAKL